One stretch of Callospermophilus lateralis isolate mCalLat2 chromosome 11, mCalLat2.hap1, whole genome shotgun sequence DNA includes these proteins:
- the Zmynd15 gene encoding zinc finger MYND domain-containing protein 15 isoform X3 has product MEFVSGYRDEFLDFAALLFGWFRKFVAERGAVGASLEGRWRQLEAQIRRLPQDPALWVLHVLPNRSVGISLGQGAEPGPGPGLGAARLLGDEPPLHLQDLSPFVSFVSLEDGEEGEEEGEEDEERENGEEEGAGTEKVEPQEDGEPATTSRESPQEAKPPGEPEEAEQEASGEDGCRDYKVEDETGPEKRKERRSETAPLHLSCLLLVTDEHGTILGIDLLVDGVQGNAGRGSGTENLAPRAYALLCHSMACPMGSGDPRKPRQLTVGDAQLHRELENLVPRLGVKLAKTPMRTWGPRPGFTFASLRARTCHVCHRHSFEVKLSPCPQCSAVLYCGETCLRADWRRCPDDVSHRFWCPRLAAFMERAGELATLPFTYTAEVTSETFNKEAFLASRGLTRGYWTHLSMLIPGPGTPRHPRGSTPSLGLLLSGDPYQLLQGDGPALMPPVPSDPPKALFVPELNIQNKQSLKIHVVEAGKEFDLVMVFWELLVLLPHVALELQFVGDALPPENDQQHFTLQRDGPEVSVRPNSGVSARLNSGTKEKGGRRDLQIKVSARPYHLLQGPKPDLVIGFNSGFGLKDTWLSSLPRLQSLRVPAFFTESSEYGCVMDDQTMAVATGGGTSPPQPNPFRSPFRLRAADNCMPWYCNAFIFHLIYKPPQGGGARSAPGPAPPAPTPVAPPAPARRRRGEKKAGRGVRRRR; this is encoded by the exons ATGGAGTTTGTGTCTGGATACCGCGATGAGTTCCTTGATTTCGCTGCTCTCCTCTTTGGCTGGTTCCGCAAGTTTGTGGCAGAAAGGGGGGCTGTAGGCGCCAGCCTTGAGGGCCGCTGGCGACAGCTGGAGGCTCAAATCAGAAGGCTGCCCCAGGACCCCGCCCTTTGGGTGCTCCATGTCTTGCCCAACCGTAGTGTGGGCATCAGCCTGGGGCAAGGGGCAGAGCCAGGCCCTGGACCAGGCCTGGGGGCTGCCCGGCTCCTGGGAGATGAGCCTCCACTCCACCTTCAAGACCTGAGTCCCTTTGTCAGCTTTGTCAGCCTAGAGGatggggaggaaggggaagaggagggggaaGAAGATGAAGAACGAGAGAATGGAGAGGAGGAGGGTGCAGGCACAGAGAAGGTGGAACCACAGGAGGATGGGGAACCGGCCACTACCAGTAGGGAATCCCCTCAGGAAGCCAAGCCTCCAGGGGAGCCAGAGGAGGCTGAACAGGAGGCAAGTGGTGAGGATGGCTGCCGAGAttacaaagtggaggatgaaacggGACCTGAGAAGAGAAAGGAACGCAGGAGTG AGACTGCCCCCCTGCACCTTTCCTGCCTCTTACTGGTGACGGATGAGCATGGCACCATCTTGGGCATTGATCTGCTAGTGGATGGAGTCCAAGGGAATGCAGGCCGGGGTTCAGGAACTGAGAACCTAGCTCCTCGGGCCTATGCTCTTCTCTGCCACAGCATGGCCTGCCCCATGGGCTCTGGGGACCCCCGAAAGCCCCGACAGCTTACAGTGGGAGATGCTCAGCTGCATAG AGAACTGGAGAACCTGGTCCCAAGGCTGGGTGTGAAGTTAGCAAAGACCCCAATGCGGACATGGGGTCCTCGGCCAGGCTTCACCTTTGCCTCCCTTCGGGCTCGAACCTGCCATGTTTGTCACAGGCACAGCTTTGAAGTGAAGCTGTCACCCTG TCCCCAGTGCAGTGCCGTATTGTACTGTGGAGAGACTTGTCTCCGGGCTGATTGGCGGCGATGTCCAGATGATGTGAGCCACCGATTTTGGTGCCCAAGGCTTGCAGCTTTCATGGAGCGGGCAGGGGAACTGGCAACTCTGCCTTTCACCTACACTGCAG AGGTGACTAGCGAAACCTTTAACAAGGAAGCCTTCCTGGCCTCCCGGGGACTCACTCGCGGCTACTGGACTCACCTCAGCATGCTGATTCCAGGACCTGGCACCCCCAGGCACCCCCGGGGCAGCACACCATCCCTTGGCCTTCTTCTCAGTG GAGATCCCTACCAGCTTCTCCAGGGGGATGGTCCTGCCCTGATGCCTCCAGTGCCCTCAGATCCACCCAAGGCCCTCTTTG TCCCTGAGCTCAATATACAGAACAAGCAGTCGCTGAAGATCCATGTGGTAGAGGCAGGGAAAGAGTTTGACCTTGTAATGGTGTTTTGG GAGCTTTTGGTCTTACTTCCCCATGTGGCCCTGGAGCTGCAGTTTGTGGGTGATGCCTTGCCACCTGAGAATGACCAGCAACATTTTACCCTGCAAAGG GATGGCCCTGAGGTATCTGTCCGTCCTAATTCTGGAGTATCAGCACGGCTCAACTCTGGGACTAAAGAGAAAGGGGGTCGCAGGGACCTGCAGATCAAGGTGTCAGCCAGACCCTATCATCTGCTCCAGGGGCCCAAGCCTGACCTTGTTATTG GATTTAATTCCGGCTTTGGTCTCAAGGACACGTGGCTGAGCTCTCTGCCCAGATTACAG TCTCTCCGAGTGCCTGCTTTCTTCACTGAGAGCAGCGAGTATGGCTGTGTGATGGACGACCAGACCATGGCAGTGGCCACGGGAGGGGGCACCAGTCCTCCACAGCCCAACCCCTTCCGCTCCCCCTTTCGCCTCAGAGCAGCCGACAACTGCATGCCTTG GTACTGCAACGCCTTCATCTTCCACCTGATCTACAAGCCACCCCAAGGCGGCGGGGCCCGCTCGGCGCCCGGCCCCGCGCCCCCAGCCCCAACTCCCGTAGCTCCTCCTGCCCCCGCCCGTAGGCGTCGAGGAGAAAAGAAGGCTGGACGCGGAGTCCGCCGGCGGAGATGA
- the Zmynd15 gene encoding zinc finger MYND domain-containing protein 15 isoform X2, translating into MEFVSGYRDEFLDFAALLFGWFRKFVAERGAVGASLEGRWRQLEAQIRRLPQDPALWVLHVLPNRSVGISLGQGAEPGPGPGLGAARLLGDEPPLHLQDLSPFVSFVSLEDGEEGEEEGEEDEERENGEEEGAGTEKVEPQEDGEPATTSRESPQEAKPPGEPEEAEQEASGEDGCRDYKVEDETGPEKRKERRSETAPLHLSCLLLVTDEHGTILGIDLLVDGVQGNAGRGSGTENLAPRAYALLCHSMACPMGSGDPRKPRQLTVGDAQLHRELENLVPRLGVKLAKTPMRTWGPRPGFTFASLRARTCHVCHRHSFEVKLSPCPQCSAVLYCGETCLRADWRRCPDDVSHRFWCPRLAAFMERAGELATLPFTYTAEVTSETFNKEAFLASRGLTRGYWTHLSMLIPGPGTPRHPRGSTPSLGLLLSGDPYQLLQGDGPALMPPVPSDPPKALFGSWQDYYTWRGLSLDSPMAVLLTYPLTVYYVITHLVPQSFPELNIQNKQSLKIHVVEAGKEFDLVMVFWELLVLLPHVALELQFVGDALPPENDQQHFTLQRDGPEVSVRPNSGVSARLNSGTKEKGGRRDLQIKVSARPYHLLQGPKPDLVIGFNSGFGLKDTWLSSLPRLQSLRVPAFFTESSEYGCVMDDQTMAVATGGGTSPPQPNPFRSPFRLRAADNCMPWYCNAFIFHLIYKPPQGGGARSAPGPAPPAPTPVAPPAPARRRRGEKKAGRGVRRRR; encoded by the exons ATGGAGTTTGTGTCTGGATACCGCGATGAGTTCCTTGATTTCGCTGCTCTCCTCTTTGGCTGGTTCCGCAAGTTTGTGGCAGAAAGGGGGGCTGTAGGCGCCAGCCTTGAGGGCCGCTGGCGACAGCTGGAGGCTCAAATCAGAAGGCTGCCCCAGGACCCCGCCCTTTGGGTGCTCCATGTCTTGCCCAACCGTAGTGTGGGCATCAGCCTGGGGCAAGGGGCAGAGCCAGGCCCTGGACCAGGCCTGGGGGCTGCCCGGCTCCTGGGAGATGAGCCTCCACTCCACCTTCAAGACCTGAGTCCCTTTGTCAGCTTTGTCAGCCTAGAGGatggggaggaaggggaagaggagggggaaGAAGATGAAGAACGAGAGAATGGAGAGGAGGAGGGTGCAGGCACAGAGAAGGTGGAACCACAGGAGGATGGGGAACCGGCCACTACCAGTAGGGAATCCCCTCAGGAAGCCAAGCCTCCAGGGGAGCCAGAGGAGGCTGAACAGGAGGCAAGTGGTGAGGATGGCTGCCGAGAttacaaagtggaggatgaaacggGACCTGAGAAGAGAAAGGAACGCAGGAGTG AGACTGCCCCCCTGCACCTTTCCTGCCTCTTACTGGTGACGGATGAGCATGGCACCATCTTGGGCATTGATCTGCTAGTGGATGGAGTCCAAGGGAATGCAGGCCGGGGTTCAGGAACTGAGAACCTAGCTCCTCGGGCCTATGCTCTTCTCTGCCACAGCATGGCCTGCCCCATGGGCTCTGGGGACCCCCGAAAGCCCCGACAGCTTACAGTGGGAGATGCTCAGCTGCATAG AGAACTGGAGAACCTGGTCCCAAGGCTGGGTGTGAAGTTAGCAAAGACCCCAATGCGGACATGGGGTCCTCGGCCAGGCTTCACCTTTGCCTCCCTTCGGGCTCGAACCTGCCATGTTTGTCACAGGCACAGCTTTGAAGTGAAGCTGTCACCCTG TCCCCAGTGCAGTGCCGTATTGTACTGTGGAGAGACTTGTCTCCGGGCTGATTGGCGGCGATGTCCAGATGATGTGAGCCACCGATTTTGGTGCCCAAGGCTTGCAGCTTTCATGGAGCGGGCAGGGGAACTGGCAACTCTGCCTTTCACCTACACTGCAG AGGTGACTAGCGAAACCTTTAACAAGGAAGCCTTCCTGGCCTCCCGGGGACTCACTCGCGGCTACTGGACTCACCTCAGCATGCTGATTCCAGGACCTGGCACCCCCAGGCACCCCCGGGGCAGCACACCATCCCTTGGCCTTCTTCTCAGTG GAGATCCCTACCAGCTTCTCCAGGGGGATGGTCCTGCCCTGATGCCTCCAGTGCCCTCAGATCCACCCAAGGCCCTCTTTG GCTCCTGGCAGGATTACTACACATGGCGGGGCCTCAGCCTCGACTCCCCCATGGCTGTGCTTCTCACCTACCCGCTGACCGTGTACTACGTCATCACCCACCTAGTGCCCCAGTCCT TCCCTGAGCTCAATATACAGAACAAGCAGTCGCTGAAGATCCATGTGGTAGAGGCAGGGAAAGAGTTTGACCTTGTAATGGTGTTTTGG GAGCTTTTGGTCTTACTTCCCCATGTGGCCCTGGAGCTGCAGTTTGTGGGTGATGCCTTGCCACCTGAGAATGACCAGCAACATTTTACCCTGCAAAGG GATGGCCCTGAGGTATCTGTCCGTCCTAATTCTGGAGTATCAGCACGGCTCAACTCTGGGACTAAAGAGAAAGGGGGTCGCAGGGACCTGCAGATCAAGGTGTCAGCCAGACCCTATCATCTGCTCCAGGGGCCCAAGCCTGACCTTGTTATTG GATTTAATTCCGGCTTTGGTCTCAAGGACACGTGGCTGAGCTCTCTGCCCAGATTACAG TCTCTCCGAGTGCCTGCTTTCTTCACTGAGAGCAGCGAGTATGGCTGTGTGATGGACGACCAGACCATGGCAGTGGCCACGGGAGGGGGCACCAGTCCTCCACAGCCCAACCCCTTCCGCTCCCCCTTTCGCCTCAGAGCAGCCGACAACTGCATGCCTTG GTACTGCAACGCCTTCATCTTCCACCTGATCTACAAGCCACCCCAAGGCGGCGGGGCCCGCTCGGCGCCCGGCCCCGCGCCCCCAGCCCCAACTCCCGTAGCTCCTCCTGCCCCCGCCCGTAGGCGTCGAGGAGAAAAGAAGGCTGGACGCGGAGTCCGCCGGCGGAGATGA
- the Zmynd15 gene encoding zinc finger MYND domain-containing protein 15 isoform X1, giving the protein MEFVSGYRDEFLDFAALLFGWFRKFVAERGAVGASLEGRWRQLEAQIRRLPQDPALWVLHVLPNRSVGISLGQGAEPGPGPGLGAARLLGDEPPLHLQDLSPFVSFVSLEDGEEGEEEGEEDEERENGEEEGAGTEKVEPQEDGEPATTSRESPQEAKPPGEPEEAEQEASGEDGCRDYKVEDETGPEKRKERRSETAPLHLSCLLLVTDEHGTILGIDLLVDGVQGNAGRGSGTENLAPRAYALLCHSMACPMGSGDPRKPRQLTVGDAQLHRELENLVPRLGVKLAKTPMRTWGPRPGFTFASLRARTCHVCHRHSFEVKLSPCPQCSAVLYCGETCLRADWRRCPDDVSHRFWCPRLAAFMERAGELATLPFTYTAEVTSETFNKEAFLASRGLTRGYWTHLSMLIPGPGTPRHPRGSTPSLGLLLSGDPYQLLQGDGPALMPPVPSDPPKALFGSWQDYYTWRGLSLDSPMAVLLTYPLTVYYVITHLVPQSFPELNIQNKQSLKIHVVEAGKEFDLVMVFWELLVLLPHVALELQFVGDALPPENDQQHFTLQRDGPEVSVRPNSGVSARLNSGTKEKGGRRDLQIKVSARPYHLLQGPKPDLVIESLCSPWAGFNSGFGLKDTWLSSLPRLQSLRVPAFFTESSEYGCVMDDQTMAVATGGGTSPPQPNPFRSPFRLRAADNCMPWYCNAFIFHLIYKPPQGGGARSAPGPAPPAPTPVAPPAPARRRRGEKKAGRGVRRRR; this is encoded by the exons ATGGAGTTTGTGTCTGGATACCGCGATGAGTTCCTTGATTTCGCTGCTCTCCTCTTTGGCTGGTTCCGCAAGTTTGTGGCAGAAAGGGGGGCTGTAGGCGCCAGCCTTGAGGGCCGCTGGCGACAGCTGGAGGCTCAAATCAGAAGGCTGCCCCAGGACCCCGCCCTTTGGGTGCTCCATGTCTTGCCCAACCGTAGTGTGGGCATCAGCCTGGGGCAAGGGGCAGAGCCAGGCCCTGGACCAGGCCTGGGGGCTGCCCGGCTCCTGGGAGATGAGCCTCCACTCCACCTTCAAGACCTGAGTCCCTTTGTCAGCTTTGTCAGCCTAGAGGatggggaggaaggggaagaggagggggaaGAAGATGAAGAACGAGAGAATGGAGAGGAGGAGGGTGCAGGCACAGAGAAGGTGGAACCACAGGAGGATGGGGAACCGGCCACTACCAGTAGGGAATCCCCTCAGGAAGCCAAGCCTCCAGGGGAGCCAGAGGAGGCTGAACAGGAGGCAAGTGGTGAGGATGGCTGCCGAGAttacaaagtggaggatgaaacggGACCTGAGAAGAGAAAGGAACGCAGGAGTG AGACTGCCCCCCTGCACCTTTCCTGCCTCTTACTGGTGACGGATGAGCATGGCACCATCTTGGGCATTGATCTGCTAGTGGATGGAGTCCAAGGGAATGCAGGCCGGGGTTCAGGAACTGAGAACCTAGCTCCTCGGGCCTATGCTCTTCTCTGCCACAGCATGGCCTGCCCCATGGGCTCTGGGGACCCCCGAAAGCCCCGACAGCTTACAGTGGGAGATGCTCAGCTGCATAG AGAACTGGAGAACCTGGTCCCAAGGCTGGGTGTGAAGTTAGCAAAGACCCCAATGCGGACATGGGGTCCTCGGCCAGGCTTCACCTTTGCCTCCCTTCGGGCTCGAACCTGCCATGTTTGTCACAGGCACAGCTTTGAAGTGAAGCTGTCACCCTG TCCCCAGTGCAGTGCCGTATTGTACTGTGGAGAGACTTGTCTCCGGGCTGATTGGCGGCGATGTCCAGATGATGTGAGCCACCGATTTTGGTGCCCAAGGCTTGCAGCTTTCATGGAGCGGGCAGGGGAACTGGCAACTCTGCCTTTCACCTACACTGCAG AGGTGACTAGCGAAACCTTTAACAAGGAAGCCTTCCTGGCCTCCCGGGGACTCACTCGCGGCTACTGGACTCACCTCAGCATGCTGATTCCAGGACCTGGCACCCCCAGGCACCCCCGGGGCAGCACACCATCCCTTGGCCTTCTTCTCAGTG GAGATCCCTACCAGCTTCTCCAGGGGGATGGTCCTGCCCTGATGCCTCCAGTGCCCTCAGATCCACCCAAGGCCCTCTTTG GCTCCTGGCAGGATTACTACACATGGCGGGGCCTCAGCCTCGACTCCCCCATGGCTGTGCTTCTCACCTACCCGCTGACCGTGTACTACGTCATCACCCACCTAGTGCCCCAGTCCT TCCCTGAGCTCAATATACAGAACAAGCAGTCGCTGAAGATCCATGTGGTAGAGGCAGGGAAAGAGTTTGACCTTGTAATGGTGTTTTGG GAGCTTTTGGTCTTACTTCCCCATGTGGCCCTGGAGCTGCAGTTTGTGGGTGATGCCTTGCCACCTGAGAATGACCAGCAACATTTTACCCTGCAAAGG GATGGCCCTGAGGTATCTGTCCGTCCTAATTCTGGAGTATCAGCACGGCTCAACTCTGGGACTAAAGAGAAAGGGGGTCGCAGGGACCTGCAGATCAAGGTGTCAGCCAGACCCTATCATCTGCTCCAGGGGCCCAAGCCTGACCTTGTTATTG AATCTCTCTGCTCTCCCTGGGCAGGATTTAATTCCGGCTTTGGTCTCAAGGACACGTGGCTGAGCTCTCTGCCCAGATTACAG TCTCTCCGAGTGCCTGCTTTCTTCACTGAGAGCAGCGAGTATGGCTGTGTGATGGACGACCAGACCATGGCAGTGGCCACGGGAGGGGGCACCAGTCCTCCACAGCCCAACCCCTTCCGCTCCCCCTTTCGCCTCAGAGCAGCCGACAACTGCATGCCTTG GTACTGCAACGCCTTCATCTTCCACCTGATCTACAAGCCACCCCAAGGCGGCGGGGCCCGCTCGGCGCCCGGCCCCGCGCCCCCAGCCCCAACTCCCGTAGCTCCTCCTGCCCCCGCCCGTAGGCGTCGAGGAGAAAAGAAGGCTGGACGCGGAGTCCGCCGGCGGAGATGA